GATTTATGTTGACGACTTCTACACAACAGAGTTTTGGTGTGTATAAAATATGTTCAAATATAGTGAAATTCTATTCGAGGTAAATCAAAAAATTTATTATTTTGAAGCAAGCACCCAACCATTTTAGTAAATATGGGCCTACTGCAAATACAGTTAGGAAGTAGCCTAGCCTATTATGacaatgaaagttagattttatatgtatatatgtaggcCATAACCTTCTAGGTGAAAACAACCAATTGCAAACTTTGAACTTATTACATAATGACCTTGTTTGTTTATTCAGAAGGTAATATCTAACTGGACCCAATAACTAGATAGAAGTCATGAAACATGAAAGACACTGTATATGGAAACGTTTTTTCACCATAGATAATCATCATGCTATATGTGTAAATTCATTATAACAACAAAATAACTATATTTTCTTAAAAGTAATATTGGATAAATCAGTGTCACAATTGTTTTGCTCCTCAGGCCAGCAGTATGGGGAAGACTTTGGTAAGATCAGTGTGGTGAGAAAGGTTCCGGTCATGAGAGATGGAGACTTCATTCTCACAGAGAGGTAAAGTAGCCTACAGTAATCTACACAGAgagacttcccactgggcacacactggttgaatcaacatttcaatgaaattactttgaaccaacgtggaatagacgttgaattgacgtctgccTAGTCGGTTACATGTCGACTCTACTTAGGTTTCTAGGGAGTTCCTTAAATTAATTGTATATCTCTCCTTATTTTTAGTGTTGCCATCCTGAAGTACCTGGCTGAAAAATTTGGCACCTCAGATTCAGACCACTGGTACCCAGCAGACCTGCAAAAGCGAGCCCGGGTCAACGAGTACCTGTCCTGGCAACACGCAGCCATGAGAGCCCATGGCTCAAAGGTGTTCTGGTTCAGGGTAAGATATAAACATCCAATATGTCCTGTAAGTGGAACtgcacttagaaaaaaaggtgctacctagaacctaaaagggttcttaggctgtccccataggaggaccctttgaagacccatttttggttccaggtagaacctttttggtttcaggtttggttccattccacagagggttctacctagaaccaaaaagggttctcctatgaggacagcccaagaacccttttggaagctttttttctaagtgtggcCCTTGGCTGGTTATTGAACCATTTGTACACAAATAATTTCTTACGTAATaactataaataaataaaggaaatCATTAGCGTCGAACATTTAAGTCTATGGCATTGGTGAATAGACATTTTATCACTggattatttattaaatgtagacTCAGCGACATGACTCAGGTGCATAAAGttaacagcatagtgggtcaatttctggAATAACTAAGAGCATTGAagcgcgaggctcaacttctttgttgttttggtacCCTGACTACCACACTGTGAACAGTGTTGCAACTTGCTAATTTCAATATCTCCGGTGCTGCTTGTGGCAAGTTCATTTTGCTCAGTCTACCTTTAAATCATATTGAATAAGTATGGGTATAGAcacgtaaatgtaatgtaaatgaaatgtaaaaaatatttacatatttttagGCAATAGTTCCCATCATAACTGGTTCAGACGTCCCTAAGGAGAAAATGGACTCCGCTATGGAGGACCTGACACTGTCTCTGAAGGTGTTTGAGGAGAAGTTCCTGGACGACAGACCCTTCATCATTGGGGAAAAGATCTCACTAGCAGACCTGGTGGCAATAGTAGAGATCATGCAGGTAACattaaatttgtaaaaatgtgaaaGGGTAGGGAAGAGTGAGTTGTGCATGATTTTGAAGCTATTGTGTGAGGGATTCTCTCACTAACTGTTGTAAATGTCCCTCCCGATGTCTTTGGTTGCAGATTTGCYCTGTACTTTCCCTGAAATGATATGGGTTttcctgtgtgtgcatgtttttcagCCGGTTGGCACTGGTCTGGATTTGTTTGAGAACAGGCCCATTCTCGGTGCCTGGAGAGACAGGGTAAAAATGGAGCTTGGCGAGGCTCTCTTTGACGAAGCTCACAAGACCATCATGGATGTGGCCAGCCTGCCTCAAACCTTTGAGAACAATGGAATGCTGGAATTTCTCAAGCCAAAGATACAGAAGATGTTCAACTAACTCATGATGAGAACATTTTGACCACCAAGTATTGTGTGACAATGCTTTTAATTTTTGTCTTAATATTTTTTATTAGCAACCTGAACTCAAGtttagacgtaacatagtaaacgcaCATCCGatactccaattagtatgatatgttatattTCGTAttttatgtattaatttgtggaactCCATCAACCAttttgtgtgatatgttacaaattacaattcgcaTGATATGTTACGgattgcaattcatacaatatgttacaaatttgcaaatcgtatgatatgttacgaattccaatttgttgcggctaacgttagctaggtggctaacgttaactaggctaggggttaaggtaagggttaagggaagggttagctaacatgctaagtagttgcaaagtagctaaaaagtagtaagttgttgcaaagttgctaattatctaaaatgctaaagttgtccgtgatgagattcagaacacacaacctttgggttgctagacgttcccGTTATACGCCCATCCAGCCACTCTGACTAACCACCCTactttttgccttaagtaaccatctgtcttatgttaCCATACCAaatataacatatcatactaatttgagagtcccggatttacatttactatgttatgtctagtctatgagaccaagcTGTTATTAGAATAAACCCTTAATTTCTtgataataaatcaaataaaatctaaatgtgtctttttttcaattttttcaaATGATTTTTAATTCTTTAAAACAATTAAACAATAGAATGTAAAGTACTATTTGGTGAGAGATGCAAAGGTTCTGCAGTCCAAAACCTGAAAGAAAATTGTTTAAACTCTTCCCATTTTTCTAAAAAGGTTTAGTTCTAAAAATAAAACGCCCAATTAACAATAGAATGTAAAGTACTATTTGATGAGATATGCAAAAGTCCAAAACCTGAAAGAACATTCTTCAAACTCTTCACATTTCAttt
This portion of the Salvelinus sp. IW2-2015 linkage group LG15, ASM291031v2, whole genome shotgun sequence genome encodes:
- the gstt1a gene encoding glutathione S-transferase theta-1a, coding for MPLELYLDLHSQPCRSVFIFAKKTNIPFDFKFVDLATGQQYGEDFGKISVVRKVPVMRDGDFILTESVAILKYLAEKFGTSDSDHWYPADLQKRARVNEYLSWQHAAMRAHGSKVFWFRAIVPIITGSDVPKEKMDSAMEDLTLSLKVFEEKFLDDRPFIIGEKISLADLVAIVEIMQPVGTGLDLFENRPILGAWRDRVKMELGEALFDEAHKTIMDVASLPQTFENNGMLEFLKPKIQKMFN